The following are from one region of the Lynx canadensis isolate LIC74 chromosome D4, mLynCan4.pri.v2, whole genome shotgun sequence genome:
- the LOC115499098 gene encoding LOW QUALITY PROTEIN: uncharacterized protein LOC115499098 (The sequence of the model RefSeq protein was modified relative to this genomic sequence to represent the inferred CDS: substituted 4 bases at 4 genomic stop codons), translating into MRSGSWEERCVTFGGPTEISPGPTRLLVNGSSLIPIGKPVLSGSWCDPGGRAIGHPAGVSWRRPLTLGAFLAHQDSFLWATHAQRACELTTFTFSTITPLSLLLTNFRDVRARGHNLSLDIHKRKLITYCRSEWPTFGVNWPTEGTFCLPVVLKVKSRIFLPGKEGHPDQIPCILVWRDLVENPPPWMASFLTTGPCKILAAKPTNPPKPQTPNAPPVLPDSQDLLSLDPPPYQIPPLIPQAAPIPAPDPISPAPAEPPIAQPIEELENREAQPMPMSNGGTIQGIPPPNDTGNPRLQYWPFSTSDLYNWKTQNARFSDNPKDLIALLDTVMFTHQPTWDDCQQLLRILFTTEERERIQLEARKLVPGDDGQPTANLDLINAAFPLTRPPQDGWDYNTTEGRGRLCIYRQTLMAGLRAAACKPTNLAKVYSVVQGKTESPAAYLERLMEAFRQYTPMDPETPENXAAVVMAFVNQAATDIKKKLQKLQDLEGKQIQDLLRIAQRVDRQLKATEKMTKVLAAVVQKPLDKDQCAYCKEKGHWARECPKKKRPRHNQKPWQPKTTPALFTQDAEXGGRGSDPLPKPRVTLQVEGNPVQFLVDTRAQHLVLIRPHGKISEKSSWVQGATGIKKYSWTTQRTVVLGSGKVTHSFLVIPYSPCPLLGRDLLTKMGAQIHFMPGGPQVTDLHNQPISVLTLRLEDEYRLHQEPPSQNHNIEPWLQQFPEAWAETGGMGLVKHRPALFIEVKPGADPVRARQYPMSIEARNGITPHIRRLLDLGILHPCHSAWNTPLLPVQKPNSADYCPVQDLREVNHRVMDIHLTVPNPYTLLSALNPERQWYTILNLKDAFFSLPLAPKSQELFAFEWSDPERGINGQLTWTRLPQGFKNSPTLFDEALHEDLGEYRSRNPEVTLLQYVDHRLIAAETAEACLQGTRNLLRTLGALGYRASAKKAQICRSEVTYLGYLLRGGQRWLTDARKETVLRIPRPTTXRQVREFLGSARFCSLWIPRFAEMAKPLYLVTREQAPFEWTEETEQAFQQIKLALLTAPALGLPNVSKAFHLFIDESKGIAKTVLTQPLGPWPRLVAYLSKRLDPVAARWPPCLRMIAATALMVKDADKLTMGQELHVTTPHAIEGLLKQPPDXWISNARLIHYQGLLLNPLRIIYAPPQTLNPASMLPDPDLDIPLHDCDEILAQVHGIREDLQDHPLPDAEVTWFTDGSSFVHQGRRYAGAAVTTETETVWAEPLPAGTSAQRTELVALTKALTLGKDKRLNMYTDSRYAFATAHIHGAIYRERGLLTAEGKTIKNKEEILALLKALWLPKRLAIIHCPGHQKPITPVARGNNLADQVAREVALQVDYTLMTTLPDPGSASLPGSPTYTKEDLNWIQKLPLTQCLNGWWRAADCSIILPEEMGNKVLSKMHRATHMGTRKMQDLMRHARITIKDSRTKIEQIVASCKACQLTNATNHGKNPGSRTRGTRPGAYWEVDFTEVKPGKYGYKYLLVFIDTFSGWTEAFPTKHETAQVVAKKMLEDIMPRYRFPTLIGSDNGPALISKVIQGIAQFIGADWKLHCAYRPQSSGQVERMNRTLKETLTKLTMETGANWVVLLPYTLFRVRNSPYKLGLTPFEIMCGVPPPIIPNLQSNVSTEFDDHKLLISLRELQHTHQEVWPRLRAIYESGPPPEPHHYGPGDWVYVRRHKQETLQPRWKGPYIVILTTPTTLKVNGITTWIHYTHARPVDPFAVGEDFLPEANTAWTVDQSKIHPLKLTLHRKPDPKNRLRPKAWVSHTKTVAATQDPQ; encoded by the exons ATGAGGTCTGGAAGCTGGGAGGAAAGAT GCGTTACATTTGGAGGTCCCACCGAGATCTCCCCTGGGCCCACCAGACTTCTGGTCAACGGGTCATCTCTGATTCCGATCG GAAAACCGGTTCTATCTGGAAGCTGGTGTGACCCTGGCGGACGAGCTATAGGGCACCCAGCCGGGGTCAGTTGGAGACGTCCACTGACACTGGGGGCCTTTCTGGCCCATCAGGACTCTTTTCTGTGGGCCACTCACGCCCAACGCGCCTGTGAGTTAACCACTTTCACTTTCTCTAC aatcacccctctctccctcctcctcaccaACTTCAGGGATGTAAGAGCTAGAGGACACAACTTAAGCCTAGACATTCACAAAAGAAAGTTGATCACCTACTGCCGCTCTGAATGGCCCACCTTTGGGGTCAATTGGCCTACAGAGGGAACCTTCTGCCTCCCTGTGGTCcttaaagtaaaatcaagaattttCCTACCAGGGAAAGAAGGTCACCCGGATCAGATTCCCTGTATTCTGGTGTGGCGAGATTTAGTGGAAAACCCACCTCCCTGGATGGCCTCTTTCTTAACAACAGGGCCATGCAAAATCCTAGCGGCTAAACCTACCAACCCTCCAAAGCCACAAACTCCAAATGCACCCCCTGTTCTCCCCGACAGCCAAGATTTACTTTCCCTTGACCCTCCCCCTTACCAGATTCCTCCTCTTATTCCGCAAGCTGCCCCTATCCCTGCTCCCGACCCCATTTCCCCTGCGCCAGCAGAGCCTCCCATAGCCCAGCCGATAGAAGAACTAGAAAATAGGGAGGCTCAACCCATGCCCATGTCTAATGGGGGCACAATCCAAGG GATTCCGCCTCCCAATGATACGGGGAACCCCCGACTTCAATACTGGCCCTTCTCTACCAGTGACCTATATAACTGGAAAACCCAGAATGCCCGATTTTCTGATAACCCTAAAGATTTAATAGCTCTCCTGGACACCGTTATGTTCACCCACCAACCCACCTGGGATGATTGTCAGCAACTCCTCCGAATCCTGTTCACCACCGAGGAGCGAGAAAGAATTCAATTGGAAGCAAGAAAGCTGGTTCCTGGAGATGACGGCCAGCCTACTGCTAACCTTGATCTCATTAATGCAGCTTTTCCCTTGACCCGACCCCCACAGGATGGCTGGGACTACAACACGACAGAAGGTAGGGGACGACTGTGCATttatcgccagactctaatggcgggTCTCCGGGCTGCTGCATGCAAGCCCACTAATTTGGCGAAAGTATATTCAGTAGTACAAGGTAAAACAGAGAGCCCTGCTGCTTATTTAGAAAGACTAATGGAAGCCTTCAGACAGTATACCCCCATGGACCCAGAGACCCCCGAAAATTAAGCTGCCGTTGTAATGGCCTTTGTAAACCAGGCAGccactgatattaaaaagaaactccagaaactaCAAGACCTGGAGGGAAAACAAATTCAGGACTTACTCCGCATTGCCCAGCGTGTGGACAGGCAACTTAAAGCTACTGAAAAAATGACCAAAGTCCTGGCTGCTGTTGTCCAAAAGCCCCTAGATAAAGACCAATGTGCCTATTgcaaagaaaaaggccattgggCCCGAGAATGCCCTAAAAAGAAAAGGCCACGTCATAATCAAAAACCGTGGCAGCCAAAAACCACACCCGCCCTCTTCACTCAAGATGCAGAATAGGGGGGACGGGGCTCAGATCCCCTCCCCAAACCTAGGGTAACGCTACAAGTGGAGGGGAACCCAGTTCAATTCCTAGTCGACACAAGGGCACAACATTTGGTCTTGATCAGACCCCATgggaaaatttctgaaaaatcttcctGGGTCCAAGGGGCTACcggaataaaaaaatattcctggaCCACCCAGAGGACTGTGGTCCTAGGAAGCGGAAAGGTCACCCATTCCTTCCTAGTCATCCCCTACAGTCCCTGCCCCTTATTGGGAAGAGACTTACTCACTAAAATGGGGGCTCAGATTCATTTCATGCCAGGGGGCCCCCAAGTGACTGACCTCCACAACCAACCCATTTCCGTACTTACTCTAAGATTAGAAGATGAATATCGACTTCATCAGGAGCCACCCTCACAAAATCACAACATAGAGCCCTGGCTCCAGCAGTTTCCAGAGGCATGGGCCGAAACTGGGGGTATGGGGTTGGTTAAGCATCGCCCAGCTCTATTCATAGAAGTGAAGCCAGGGGCAGATCCGGTCCGGGCCCGACAATACCCGATGTCAATAGAGGCTAGAAATGGCATCACGCCACATATCCGTCGCCTCCTAGACTTGGGCATCTTGCATCCCTGTCATtcagcctggaacacccccctacTGCCTGTACAAAAACCTAATAGTGCGGACTACTGTCCGGTACAAGATCTGAGAGAAGTTAACCACCGAGTCATGGACATACACCTGACAGTTCCCAACCCCTATACCCTCCTAAGTGCCCTCAACCCAGAAAGACAATGGTATACTATCCTCAATTTAAAAGACGCTTTTTtcagcctgcctctggcccccaaaAGCCAAGAACTCTTTGCCTTCGAGTGGTCCGATCCTGAGAGGGGCATAAATGGACAACTCACCTGGACCCGGCTTCCCCAAGGATTCAAAAACTCACCCACCTTGTTCGATGAAGCACTTCACGAAGATCTGGGTGAGTATCGGAGTCGAAACCCCGAAGTGACTCTCTTGCAGTACGTCGACCATCGTTTAATAGCCGCTGAGACCGCCGAAGCCTGCTTGCAAGGCACCAGGAACCTTCTCCGGACACTTGGTGCCCTAGGATACCGGGCttcagcaaagaaagcccaaatttGTAGATCTGAGGTAACCTACTTGGGGTACCTGTTAAGAGGAGGACAACGGTGGCTCACTGATGCACGGAAGGAAACCGTCCTCCGCATCCCCCGACCCACAACGTGAAGGCAGGTAAGAGAATTCCTGGGATCGGCCAGGTTCTGCAGCTTGTGGATACCTCGGTTTGCCGAGATGGCTAAGCCTCTTTACCTGGTCACCCGAGAACAGGCGCCCTTTGAGTGGACAGAGGAAACTGAGCAGGCTTTCCAGCAAATTAAACTCGCCCTGTTGACAGCGCCAGCCTTAGGGCTCCCCAATGTCTCCAAAGCCTTTCATCTCTTCATAGATGAAAGCAAGGGGATAGCCAAAACAGTACTGACGCAACCTCTTGGTCCATGGCCCAGGCTCGTCGCCTACCTTTCAAAAAGACTAGACCCAGTGGCGGCTCGCTGGCCTCCTTGCCTCCGGATGATCGCTGCTACAGCTCTAATGGTAAAAGATGCCGATAAATTAACTATGGGACAAGAGTTACATGTTACAACCCCCCATGCCATTGAGGGACTCCTCAAACAACCTCCTGACTGATGGATAAGTAATGCCCGACTGATTCACTACCAGGGGCTATTATTAAATCCCCTCAGAATCATTTATGCTCCCCCCCAAACACTAAACCCTGCCTCCATGTTACCAGACCCGGACTTAGATATCCCCCTCCATGACTGCGATGAAATATTGGCACAGGTTCATGGCATTCGGGAAGATTTACAGGATCACCCTCTACCAGACGCTGAGGTCACCTGGTTCACTGATGGCAGTAGCTTTGTACATCAGGGTCGAAGGTACGCAGGGGCAGCAGTCACAACTGAAACTGAGACTGTTTGGGCAGAGCCTTTGCCAGCTGGCACCTCTGCCCAACGGACTGAACTTGTGGCCTTAACCAAGGCACTGActttgggaaaagacaagagactaAACATGTATACCGATAGCAGATATGCTTTTGCTACGGCCCACATACATGGAGCTATATACAGAGAGAGGGGACTGTTAACTGCAGAggggaaaactatcaaaaacaaagaagaaatattggcTCTTTTAAAGGCACTCTGGCTGCCTAAACGACTAGCCATCATACATTGCCCAGGCCACCAAAAACCGATCACACCAGTGGCCAGAGGAAATAATTTGGCTGACCAGGTGGCCCGAGAGGTGGCCTTACAGGTGGACTATACTTTAATGACCACCCTACCAGACCCTGGTTCAGCTAGTTTACCAGGAAGTCCCACCTACACTAAAGAAGACCTAAACTGGATCCAAAAATTGCCTTTGACTCAGTGCCTTAACGGATGGTGGAGAGCAGCAGACTGTAGCATAATCctcccagaagaaatgggaaataaagtctTATCCAAGATGCACCGAGCCACTCATATGGgcacaagaaaaatgcaagactTAATGAGACATGCTAGGATCACCATTAAAGACTCCAGGACAAAAATTGAACAGATAGTTGCTAGCTGTAAAGCTTGCCAACTAACTAACGCTACCAACCACGGGAAAAACCCTGGCTCCAGGACCCGCGGAACCAGGCCGGGAGCCTATTGGGAAGTAGACTTCACCGAGGTAAAGCCGGgaaaatatggatataaatatttgttagtgtttataGATACCTTTTCAGGATGGACAGAGGCCTTCCCCACCAAGCATGAGACTGCGCAGGtagtagcaaagaaaatgttggaagacaTCATGCCCAGGTACAGATTCCCTACCCTAATAGGATCAGACAACGGACCAGCACTCATTTCAAAGGTAATACAAGGGATAGCGCAGTTTATTGGGGCTGATTGGAAACTACATTGTGCGTATAgaccccaaagctcaggacaggtagaaagaatgaatagaactcTAAAAGAGACCTTAACTAAAttgaccatggagactggcgctaACTGGGTAGTCTTACTCCCCTACACTCTGTTCAGGGTGCGAAACTCCCCCTACAAACTGGGATTAACCCCCTTTGAAATCATGTGTGGAGTACCCCCTCCTATAATTCCCAACCTACAGTCTAATGTGTCAACTGAATTTGATGATCATAAACTTCTTATTTCCCTGAGGGAACTCCAGCACACACACCAGGAAGTTTGGCCCAGATTGAGAGCCATTTATGAGAGCGGGCCCCCTCCTGAGCCGCATCACTACGGACCCGGAGACTGGGTATACGTGCGGAGACATAAGCAAGAGACCCTCCAACCACGGTGGAAGGGACCCTACATTGTGATCCTCACTACACCCACCACTCTCAAGGTCAACGGGATCACCACCTGGATCCATTACACCCACGCCCGACCAGTTGATCCATTTGCGGTTGGAGAAGACTTCCTGCCGGAAGCCAACACCGCCTGGACGGTTGACCAGAGTAAGATCCATCCTTTAAAATTGACTCTGCATCGAAAACCTGACCCCAAAAACCGGCTAAGACCAAAGGCCTGGGTGTCCCATACCAAGACAGTTGCAGCAACTCAGGACCCACAATGA